In Streptomyces sp. SN-593, a single genomic region encodes these proteins:
- a CDS encoding thiolase family protein, whose protein sequence is MRPVHFAAARRTPIGRLRGALSTVRPDDLAAAVIRGLLDGVPALDPARIDDVYWGAANQSGEDNRNVARMAGLLAGLPDTVPGATVNRLCASGMEAVTSAARMIAAGEADVVLAGGSESMSRAPFVLPRPDEALPRTIQTHDTRLGWRLVNPRMTELHGVLSMGETAEEVAERYGVERADQDAFALRSHRNAARARKDGLFDAEILPVTRPDGVVVTEDESIREDTTAERLAALKPVFRSGGSVTAGNSSPMNDGAAAILLVSEEALADLGLESLGRYAAGASAGVHPDVMGIGPVPATRRALARLGRGIDSVQEAEFNEAFAAQALASVRELGIDPELVNPTGGAIALGHPLGCSGARILTTLLHRMRRTGAARGLATMCVGVGQGAAVLVDRD, encoded by the coding sequence ATGCGCCCAGTCCACTTCGCCGCCGCCCGCCGCACCCCGATCGGACGCCTGCGCGGTGCGCTGTCCACCGTCCGGCCGGACGACCTCGCGGCCGCGGTGATCCGCGGGCTCCTCGACGGGGTCCCGGCACTCGACCCGGCCCGGATCGACGACGTCTACTGGGGCGCCGCGAACCAGTCCGGTGAGGACAACCGCAACGTCGCCAGGATGGCCGGCCTCCTCGCCGGGCTGCCCGACACCGTGCCCGGCGCGACCGTCAACCGGCTGTGCGCCTCCGGCATGGAGGCCGTCACCTCCGCCGCCCGCATGATCGCCGCCGGCGAGGCCGACGTGGTGCTGGCCGGCGGCTCGGAGTCGATGAGCCGGGCCCCGTTCGTGCTGCCCCGCCCCGACGAGGCCCTGCCGCGGACGATCCAGACCCACGACACCCGCCTCGGCTGGCGCCTGGTCAACCCGCGGATGACCGAGCTGCACGGCGTGCTGTCCATGGGAGAGACCGCGGAGGAGGTCGCGGAGCGGTACGGCGTCGAGCGCGCCGACCAGGACGCCTTCGCGCTGCGCAGCCACCGCAACGCGGCCCGGGCCCGCAAGGACGGCCTGTTCGACGCCGAGATCCTGCCCGTCACCCGCCCCGACGGGGTCGTGGTCACCGAGGACGAGAGCATCCGCGAGGACACCACGGCCGAACGCCTCGCCGCCCTGAAGCCCGTCTTCCGGTCCGGTGGCAGCGTCACCGCGGGCAACTCCTCGCCGATGAACGACGGAGCCGCCGCGATCCTGCTGGTCAGCGAGGAGGCGTTGGCGGACCTCGGACTGGAGTCCCTCGGCCGCTACGCCGCCGGGGCCAGCGCCGGCGTGCACCCCGACGTCATGGGCATCGGTCCGGTCCCCGCCACCCGGCGCGCCCTGGCCCGGCTCGGCCGCGGCATCGACTCGGTCCAGGAGGCCGAGTTCAACGAGGCGTTCGCCGCGCAGGCGCTCGCCTCCGTGCGGGAGCTCGGCATCGACCCCGAGCTGGTCAACCCCACCGGCGGCGCGATCGCACTCGGCCACCCGCTCGGCTGCTCCGGCGCCCGCATCCTGACCACCCTGCTGCACCGGATGCGCCGCACCGGCGCGGCGCGGGGGCTGGCCACCATGTGCGTCGGCGTCGGCCAGGGAGCCGCCGTCCTCGTCGACCGGGACTGA
- a CDS encoding phosphodiester glycosidase family protein, whose amino-acid sequence MTIAEQQPDGDTVDPPGGGRGRGRGPRRRLLPWKHRRNLTPEQLRRRRIATRSALGVCLVCAGTVGWSVGKALTYPGSDSTEARLAEWARDHELGFVVNRLENVQYRMNPPRVGGTLSADALARMKATSGATAAAGAAPGDHAAAPGRPLVPMRSPLRPPVSPALPGEGVYRTLSSARGEPLVQGTYVRPDEDHTSYEAAVAWISGKYARFQLHPGFMEPGGTFDVPPTIPKGQRTGLVATWNGGFRITDGGSRGGFYLDGKTDGELRDGAASEVFSKDGSIKVGVWGRDVRMTPDVVGVRQCLELMVDGGKVVPDIDDGSKWGVADQGGMFVPRSGVGVTAQGDVIMVVGQALSAQSLADLMQRAGAVRAMPLDMNRAWPSFMSYDGSHDPSDPVPTNILDFEDPPNRYYVQATRDFVAVYAR is encoded by the coding sequence ATGACGATCGCCGAACAGCAGCCGGACGGTGACACCGTCGACCCGCCGGGCGGCGGTCGCGGGCGCGGACGAGGACCGCGCAGGCGGCTGCTGCCCTGGAAGCACCGCCGAAACCTGACCCCCGAGCAGCTACGTCGCCGCCGCATCGCCACGCGCAGTGCGCTCGGCGTCTGCCTGGTGTGCGCCGGCACCGTCGGCTGGTCGGTCGGCAAGGCGCTCACCTACCCGGGCAGCGACAGCACCGAGGCCCGCCTCGCGGAGTGGGCACGCGACCACGAACTCGGCTTCGTGGTGAACAGGTTGGAGAACGTCCAGTACCGGATGAACCCGCCGCGGGTGGGCGGCACGCTGTCCGCCGACGCGCTGGCCCGGATGAAGGCCACCTCGGGCGCCACCGCCGCGGCCGGCGCCGCGCCCGGAGACCACGCGGCCGCCCCGGGCCGGCCCCTCGTCCCGATGCGCTCCCCCCTGCGGCCGCCGGTCAGCCCGGCCCTGCCCGGCGAGGGCGTCTACCGCACCCTCAGCAGCGCCCGCGGCGAGCCCCTCGTGCAGGGCACCTACGTCCGCCCCGACGAGGACCACACCTCCTACGAGGCCGCCGTCGCCTGGATCAGCGGCAAGTACGCCCGCTTCCAGCTCCACCCCGGCTTCATGGAGCCCGGCGGCACCTTCGACGTGCCGCCCACCATCCCCAAGGGCCAGCGCACCGGCCTCGTCGCCACCTGGAACGGCGGTTTCCGCATCACCGACGGCGGCTCCCGCGGCGGCTTCTACCTCGACGGGAAGACCGACGGGGAACTGCGCGACGGCGCCGCCTCCGAGGTCTTCTCCAAGGACGGCTCCATCAAGGTCGGGGTCTGGGGCCGCGACGTGCGCATGACCCCCGACGTGGTCGGTGTCCGCCAGTGCCTGGAGCTGATGGTCGACGGCGGCAAGGTCGTCCCCGACATCGACGACGGCTCCAAGTGGGGCGTCGCCGACCAGGGCGGCATGTTCGTGCCCCGCTCCGGTGTCGGCGTCACCGCCCAGGGCGACGTCATCATGGTCGTCGGCCAGGCGCTGTCCGCGCAGAGCCTCGCCGACCTGATGCAGCGGGCCGGCGCCGTGCGCGCCATGCCGCTGGACATGAACCGCGCGTGGCCGTCCTTCATGTCGTACGACGGCAGCCACGACCCGTCCGATCCCGTGCCGACCAACATCCTCGACTTCGAGGACCCGCCGAACCGCTACTACGTCCAGGCCACCCGCGACTTCGTGGCGGTGTACGCCCGGTAG
- a CDS encoding VOC family protein has product MDALHPRLLVGDFGAAFRFYDRVLPDLLGAVLTNGGPDGPYASWDVGDEGLLMLLDRAAMAEVTGASPVPDPPPAGPDRSMLVSRVSDVAAAYDLALRHGGTAVAPPTGRPQWGPTMRTAHLRDPEGNLLEFQSY; this is encoded by the coding sequence ATGGACGCCCTCCATCCACGCCTGCTCGTCGGCGACTTCGGCGCCGCCTTCCGCTTCTACGACCGCGTGCTGCCCGACCTGCTCGGCGCCGTCCTGACCAACGGCGGCCCGGACGGGCCGTACGCGAGCTGGGACGTCGGCGACGAGGGGCTGCTGATGCTCCTCGACCGCGCGGCGATGGCCGAGGTCACCGGCGCCTCCCCCGTGCCCGACCCGCCTCCGGCCGGACCGGACCGGTCGATGCTGGTCAGCCGCGTGTCCGACGTGGCGGCCGCCTACGACCTGGCGCTGCGCCACGGCGGCACCGCGGTCGCTCCCCCGACCGGCCGCCCGCAGTGGGGGCCGACCATGCGCACCGCCCACCTGCGCGACCCGGAGGGCAACCTGCTGGAGTTCCAGTCCTACTGA
- a CDS encoding MarR family winged helix-turn-helix transcriptional regulator, which translates to MEQRTPPSLTALTPYLLSKTGKEARSRLAASLAEEGLRLWHMAVLAALADFGPHAQRDLAARVSVDASDIVKVVDDLAAAGYAGRARDAADRRRVNVAITPEGRAALERLRRKAAVVQEEVLAPLDAAECEQLHALLSRVYAALETA; encoded by the coding sequence ATGGAACAGCGGACGCCCCCCAGCCTCACGGCGCTCACCCCCTATCTCCTGTCGAAGACCGGCAAGGAGGCCCGCTCGCGCCTCGCGGCGAGCCTCGCCGAGGAGGGGCTGCGGCTGTGGCACATGGCGGTCCTCGCCGCCCTCGCCGACTTCGGCCCCCACGCGCAGCGCGACCTCGCCGCGCGCGTGTCCGTCGACGCCAGCGACATCGTCAAGGTGGTCGACGACCTCGCCGCCGCCGGCTACGCCGGGCGCGCCCGCGACGCGGCCGACCGGCGCCGGGTGAACGTCGCCATCACCCCCGAGGGCCGCGCCGCGCTGGAACGGCTCCGGCGCAAGGCCGCCGTCGTGCAGGAAGAGGTCCTCGCCCCGCTGGACGCCGCCGAGTGTGAGCAGCTCCACGCGCTGCTCAGCAGGGTGTACGCCGCCCTGGAGACGGCATAA
- a CDS encoding phosphotransferase family protein — protein MAGHDEVAAAMARAGVPGDRIAAVTPLAGGTYNALHAVDLTDGTRWVLKVPPPAHLPRLRYEAGLLHGEECFYRGAAAADVPAPRVVRAEPDEGAARTPYLLMTHRPGRPWHTVAAEEGVGEGEGARLRGELGALVARLHAVRGRRFGYPSGSTGPLTDRWAPAFTAMAGAILDDAERYGAWLPVPVAEARAAFAAAGPLLARVATPALVHFDLWPGNVLLVGEGGARTIGALIDGERMFWGDPLADFASLELVGGPPEDDPAFRAGYAAGGGRPEWDAEARRRIALYRAYLHLIMLVEVVPRGYTGEHLAWTREFAGSRLPAELAAATG, from the coding sequence ATGGCGGGACACGACGAGGTGGCGGCCGCGATGGCGCGGGCCGGGGTGCCCGGGGACCGGATCGCCGCCGTCACCCCGCTGGCCGGGGGCACGTACAACGCGCTGCACGCCGTGGACCTCACCGACGGCACCCGGTGGGTCCTCAAGGTCCCGCCGCCCGCGCACCTGCCGCGGCTGCGCTACGAGGCCGGGCTGCTGCACGGCGAGGAGTGCTTCTACCGCGGCGCCGCGGCGGCGGACGTGCCGGCGCCCCGGGTGGTGCGGGCCGAGCCGGACGAGGGCGCCGCGCGGACGCCCTACCTGTTGATGACGCACCGCCCGGGTCGGCCCTGGCACACCGTGGCGGCCGAGGAGGGCGTCGGCGAGGGCGAGGGCGCCCGGCTGCGCGGCGAGTTGGGCGCCCTGGTGGCGCGGCTGCACGCGGTGCGCGGCCGGCGCTTCGGCTACCCGTCGGGCAGCACCGGGCCGCTCACCGACCGGTGGGCGCCCGCCTTCACCGCGATGGCCGGGGCGATCCTGGACGACGCCGAGCGGTACGGCGCGTGGCTGCCGGTCCCGGTGGCCGAGGCGCGCGCGGCGTTCGCGGCGGCGGGCCCGCTGCTGGCGCGGGTGGCAACTCCCGCGCTGGTGCACTTCGACCTGTGGCCGGGGAACGTGCTGCTGGTCGGGGAGGGCGGGGCCCGTACCATCGGCGCGCTGATCGACGGGGAGCGGATGTTCTGGGGCGACCCGCTGGCGGACTTCGCGTCGCTGGAGCTGGTGGGCGGCCCGCCGGAGGACGACCCGGCCTTCCGCGCCGGGTACGCGGCGGGAGGCGGGCGTCCGGAGTGGGACGCCGAGGCCCGGCGGCGGATCGCGCTGTACCGCGCGTACCTGCACCTGATCATGCTCGTCGAGGTGGTGCCGCGCGGCTACACCGGGGAGCACCTGGCGTGGACACGGGAGTTCGCCGGGTCCCGGCTGCCCGCCGAGCTGGCGGCGGCTACCGGATGA
- a CDS encoding RNA-binding S4 domain-containing protein — MAAEHEHTGGTVRVDSWIWCVRLTKSRSQAATACRAGHVKVNGERVKPAQAVKVGDEVRLLHAGRERVVVVSRLLAKRVGAPVAVEAYVDNSPPPPPRTDVLAMGLRDRGTGRPTKRDRRELERLHGRSRG, encoded by the coding sequence ATGGCGGCAGAACACGAGCACACCGGCGGCACCGTCCGCGTCGACTCCTGGATCTGGTGCGTACGGCTCACGAAGAGCAGGTCGCAGGCGGCGACCGCCTGCCGGGCCGGCCACGTCAAGGTCAACGGCGAGCGGGTCAAGCCCGCGCAGGCCGTCAAGGTCGGCGACGAGGTGCGGCTGCTGCACGCCGGGCGCGAGCGCGTGGTGGTCGTCTCCCGCCTGCTCGCCAAGCGCGTGGGCGCCCCGGTCGCCGTCGAGGCGTACGTCGACAACAGCCCGCCCCCGCCGCCGCGCACCGACGTCCTCGCCATGGGGCTGCGCGACCGCGGTACAGGCCGCCCCACCAAGCGCGACCGCCGCGAGCTGGAGCGCCTGCACGGACGCTCCCGCGGCTGA
- a CDS encoding beta-ketoacyl-ACP synthase III, whose translation MKAEIAVPMGAPHSRILGVGAYRPRRIVDNAEACRHIDSSDEWIRARTGIVTRRWAEPDETLGVMAEAAALKAIAAAGITPHDVTCVIAATFTHLMQTPAIATEIAHRIGAEQAAGFDVSAGCAGFVHGVVLASDAVRARGGHVLVVGVERMSDIIDLTDRSTAFIFGDGAGAVVVGPSQTPGIGPAVWGADGSQADAIRQSVPWNTLRDDPGHPFPALRQDGQRVFRWAVYEMAKVATRAVEAAGLRAEDLDAFIPHQANERIIDSMTKSMGLPSRVAVAKDIVTSGNTSGASIPLAMDAVLAAGDASSGDTALLLGYGAGLSYAAVVATLP comes from the coding sequence ATGAAAGCTGAGATCGCCGTGCCCATGGGGGCACCGCACAGCCGCATTCTCGGAGTGGGCGCGTACCGCCCCCGGCGGATCGTGGACAACGCCGAGGCGTGCCGCCACATCGACTCCTCCGACGAGTGGATCCGCGCGCGCACCGGCATCGTGACCCGCCGCTGGGCCGAGCCGGACGAGACGCTGGGCGTGATGGCCGAGGCGGCCGCCCTGAAGGCGATCGCCGCCGCGGGGATCACCCCGCACGACGTCACCTGCGTGATCGCCGCCACCTTCACCCACCTGATGCAGACCCCGGCGATCGCCACCGAGATCGCCCACCGGATCGGCGCCGAACAGGCGGCCGGCTTCGACGTCTCCGCGGGCTGCGCCGGGTTCGTGCACGGCGTGGTGCTCGCCTCCGACGCGGTGCGCGCCCGCGGCGGGCACGTGCTGGTGGTCGGGGTCGAACGGATGTCGGACATCATAGACCTGACGGACCGTTCGACCGCCTTCATCTTCGGCGACGGCGCGGGCGCGGTCGTGGTCGGGCCCTCGCAGACCCCCGGCATCGGCCCCGCCGTGTGGGGCGCCGACGGCTCGCAGGCGGACGCCATCCGGCAGAGCGTGCCGTGGAACACGCTCCGGGACGACCCCGGCCACCCCTTCCCCGCGCTGCGCCAGGACGGCCAGCGGGTCTTCCGTTGGGCGGTGTACGAGATGGCGAAGGTGGCCACGCGGGCGGTCGAGGCGGCCGGACTACGGGCGGAGGACCTCGACGCCTTCATCCCGCACCAGGCCAACGAGCGGATCATCGACAGCATGACGAAGTCGATGGGCCTGCCGTCCCGGGTCGCCGTCGCGAAGGACATCGTGACCAGCGGCAACACCTCGGGAGCGTCGATCCCGCTGGCGATGGACGCGGTACTCGCCGCCGGCGACGCCTCCTCGGGCGACACCGCGCTGCTGCTCGGCTACGGGGCCGGCCTGTCGTACGCGGCGGTGGTCGCGACCCTGCCGTAG
- a CDS encoding ATP-binding protein: protein MKGFIPQETTGFVGRGPELARLGGLLASRRLLTLTGVGGVGKTRLAQRAAARLAELSPGTFPDGVWWADLATLDGDDLLLATVSDAVDLSDHSPRMPVDALCEWLAGKRLLLVLDSCEHLVEPVARLVDEVLGAVPGLSMLATSRRPLGCMAEQVVEVDPLPVAEDARELFAQRVRAQDPDALSAEGATEAASLICRKLEGIPLAVELAAAQVGPDTSVADVAARLDSRFDVLVRRSGFVWPRRHLTLRAAIGWSHELCAPLDRLLWARLTVFRGSFDLASARAVTAGGPLDPDAVAAGVERLVAQSVVRRDGPRYRMLDTIREYGREWLRGLGEEEALAARHADHVLALVRRAERNWSSGEQGRCYRTVEEAHTDVCTALEHLADADPERGAELAGLLVFFWTCCGRLKEARAALERALAVPDPRASAAPPSADRPPAAPPSDPPPAAPPSDPTPVVPRDPVPPAARRPVRPGPARTRALAALGVVLTLQGAYDQALRVSEEATRAADDDGDKEGQLGAAYLAGLLALLTGRAEDARRVVRAALDAAPGLAFDSPARLRCHLVAVFASTGLGDLDRARGDAVELRAHCEQIGEWWTRSYLDYQLSLIALFQGRPDEAATRARAMLDAKRQLGDAFGTALGLDLLAAALAAAGRAEHAVRVYGHGETFWRSVGHPQRGTPELRAVREEYERTARTALGDTRYARAYADGAASPSVPAR from the coding sequence ATGAAGGGCTTCATTCCGCAGGAGACGACGGGTTTCGTGGGACGCGGACCCGAACTGGCCAGGCTGGGCGGTCTGCTGGCGTCGCGCCGGCTGCTCACACTCACCGGCGTCGGCGGGGTCGGCAAGACCCGGCTGGCGCAGCGCGCGGCCGCGCGGCTGGCCGAACTGTCGCCGGGGACCTTTCCCGACGGTGTCTGGTGGGCGGACCTGGCCACCCTCGACGGCGACGACCTCCTGCTCGCCACCGTCAGCGACGCCGTCGACCTGTCCGACCACTCCCCGCGGATGCCGGTGGACGCGCTGTGCGAGTGGCTGGCCGGAAAACGGCTGCTGCTGGTGCTCGACTCCTGCGAGCACCTGGTCGAGCCGGTCGCCCGGCTGGTCGACGAAGTCCTCGGCGCCGTACCGGGGTTGAGCATGCTCGCCACCAGCCGGCGCCCGCTGGGGTGCATGGCCGAGCAGGTCGTCGAGGTCGATCCGCTGCCCGTCGCCGAGGACGCGCGGGAACTGTTCGCCCAGCGCGTCCGCGCCCAGGACCCGGACGCCCTGTCCGCCGAAGGCGCCACCGAGGCGGCCTCGTTGATCTGCCGGAAGCTCGAAGGCATACCGCTGGCGGTCGAGTTGGCGGCCGCCCAGGTCGGCCCGGACACCTCCGTCGCCGACGTCGCCGCCCGCCTGGACTCCCGTTTCGACGTGCTGGTCCGCCGCTCCGGGTTCGTCTGGCCGCGCCGCCACCTGACGCTGCGCGCCGCCATCGGCTGGAGCCACGAGCTGTGCGCACCGCTGGACCGCCTGCTGTGGGCCCGCCTCACGGTCTTCCGCGGCTCCTTCGACCTCGCCTCCGCCCGCGCGGTCACCGCCGGCGGCCCGCTGGACCCGGACGCCGTCGCGGCCGGCGTCGAGCGCCTGGTCGCGCAGAGCGTGGTGCGCCGCGACGGCCCCCGCTACCGGATGCTCGACACCATCCGCGAGTACGGCCGCGAGTGGCTGCGCGGACTGGGCGAGGAGGAGGCACTGGCGGCCCGCCACGCCGACCACGTCCTGGCGCTGGTCCGCCGGGCCGAGCGGAACTGGAGCAGCGGCGAGCAGGGCCGCTGCTACCGGACGGTGGAGGAGGCCCACACCGACGTGTGCACCGCGCTGGAGCACCTGGCGGACGCCGACCCGGAGCGCGGCGCCGAACTCGCCGGGCTGCTGGTGTTCTTCTGGACCTGCTGCGGCCGGCTGAAGGAGGCCCGCGCCGCGCTGGAACGCGCGCTGGCCGTACCGGACCCGCGCGCCTCCGCCGCACCGCCGTCCGCCGACCGGCCGCCCGCCGCGCCGCCCTCCGACCCGCCGCCCGCCGCACCGCCCTCCGACCCGACGCCCGTGGTGCCGCGCGATCCGGTACCGCCCGCCGCGCGCCGCCCGGTGCGGCCCGGCCCGGCCCGCACCCGCGCGCTGGCCGCCCTCGGCGTGGTCCTGACCCTCCAGGGCGCCTACGACCAGGCGTTACGCGTCAGCGAGGAGGCGACGCGCGCCGCCGACGACGACGGCGACAAGGAGGGTCAGCTCGGCGCCGCCTACCTCGCCGGGCTGCTGGCGCTGCTCACCGGCCGCGCCGAGGACGCCCGCCGTGTCGTGCGCGCCGCGCTCGACGCCGCGCCCGGCCTCGCCTTCGACTCCCCGGCGCGGCTGCGCTGCCACCTGGTGGCCGTCTTCGCCAGCACCGGCCTCGGCGACCTGGACCGGGCCCGGGGCGACGCGGTCGAACTGCGGGCCCACTGCGAGCAGATCGGCGAGTGGTGGACCCGTTCCTACCTCGACTACCAGCTCTCCCTGATCGCGCTGTTCCAGGGCCGCCCGGACGAGGCGGCCACCCGCGCCCGCGCCATGCTCGACGCCAAACGGCAACTGGGTGACGCCTTCGGCACCGCGCTCGGCCTCGACCTGCTGGCCGCCGCGCTCGCCGCCGCCGGCCGGGCCGAGCACGCCGTCCGCGTCTACGGCCACGGCGAGACGTTCTGGCGCAGCGTCGGCCACCCGCAGCGCGGCACGCCCGAACTGCGCGCCGTCCGGGAGGAGTACGAGCGCACCGCGCGCACCGCCCTGGGCGACACCCGCTACGCGCGTGCCTACGCCGACGGTGCCGCCTCCCCGTCCGTGCCCGCCCGGTAG